A part of Pieris napi chromosome 9, ilPieNapi1.2, whole genome shotgun sequence genomic DNA contains:
- the LOC125052666 gene encoding myosin-2 essential light chain isoform X2 — MAGYSEDQIAEFQEAFQLFDSRGDGKIHVAQIGDALRALGQNPTESDVKKCTLHLKPDERISFEVFLPIYQAISKARSGDTANDFIEGLRHFDKDGNGFISSAELRHLLSTLGEKLSDDEVEQLLQGQEDSHGNINYENFVHLIMQG, encoded by the exons ATG gCTGGATATTCAGAAGATCAAATAGCAG AGTTCCAAGAAGCATTTCAGCTGTTTGACTCACGTGGAGATGGCAAGATACATGTGGCACAAATTGGAGATGCTCTGAGGGCTCTGGGCCAAAACCCCACTGAATCTGATGTTAAAAAGTGCACATTACACTTGAAGCCAGATGAGAGGATATCATTTGAAGTATTCTTACCAATATATCAG GCAATATCAAAAGCCCGTAGCGGTGATACAGCTAATGATTTCATTGAGGGTCTGCGGCACTTTGATAAAGATGGCAATGGATTCATATCATCCGCTGAGCTTCGCCACCTGCTGTCAACATTGGGTGAAAAACTGAGTGATGATGAAGTGGAACAGTTGCTGCAAGGCCAGGAGGATTCGCATGGCAACATCAATTATGAGAACTTTGTGCACCTTATCATGCAAGGCTGA
- the LOC125052666 gene encoding myosin-2 essential light chain isoform X1 has protein sequence MSEADRRVACATTAQPAGTQCVGGFSQCNMFMFNPPTKLKLNSVEEFQEAFQLFDSRGDGKIHVAQIGDALRALGQNPTESDVKKCTLHLKPDERISFEVFLPIYQAISKARSGDTANDFIEGLRHFDKDGNGFISSAELRHLLSTLGEKLSDDEVEQLLQGQEDSHGNINYENFVHLIMQG, from the exons ATGTCGGAGGCCGACCGCCGTGTGGCGTGTGCAACAACTGCTCAGCCTGCAGGCACTCAGTGCGTTGGCGGCTTCTCTCAGTGCAACATGTTTATGTTCAATCCACCCACTAAGCTAAAACTTAACTCAGTTGAAG AGTTCCAAGAAGCATTTCAGCTGTTTGACTCACGTGGAGATGGCAAGATACATGTGGCACAAATTGGAGATGCTCTGAGGGCTCTGGGCCAAAACCCCACTGAATCTGATGTTAAAAAGTGCACATTACACTTGAAGCCAGATGAGAGGATATCATTTGAAGTATTCTTACCAATATATCAG GCAATATCAAAAGCCCGTAGCGGTGATACAGCTAATGATTTCATTGAGGGTCTGCGGCACTTTGATAAAGATGGCAATGGATTCATATCATCCGCTGAGCTTCGCCACCTGCTGTCAACATTGGGTGAAAAACTGAGTGATGATGAAGTGGAACAGTTGCTGCAAGGCCAGGAGGATTCGCATGGCAACATCAATTATGAGAACTTTGTGCACCTTATCATGCAAGGCTGA